In Corynebacterium aquilae DSM 44791, the genomic stretch TGATCAACGGGCTCTACTCCCCCACCAGCGGGCTCGTCACCGTCAACGGATTAGACGCCACCACAGACGGCAAAAAAGTGCGCCAAAAAGTCGGCTTCGTCTTCTCCGACGCCGACAATCAAATCATCATGCCGACAGTGCTTGAAGACGTCGAGTTTTCCCTCCGCAAGAAAATCAAAAACAAAGCCGAGAGAAAAGCCCGCGCCCTAGAAGAACTCCACCGCTTCGGCCTGGAGACACGTGCCGAACAATCACCCCACACCTTATCGGGCGGACAAAAACAACTCCTCGCCCTGACCTCCGTGTGCGTCATGCGCCCCGAACTGGTCATCGCCGACGAACCCACCACCCTGCTCGACCTCAAAAACCGACTCATCCTCAAAGACGTCTTCGAAACACTCGAACAATCCATGTACGTCGTCACCCACGATCTCGACTTCATCAAAGATTTCGAACGAGCCCTCCTCATCGATCAGGGGCGCATCATCGCCGACGACACCGTCGCCTCGGTCACCGACTTCTACATCCGAAAAATGACCGGAGCATAGCGATGATCCGACACACCCTGGTCGACAACGCCATGCTCGGCACCTACATACCAGGCAGCAGCCCACTGCACCGCATGCCACCAGGGGCAAAAATGCTAGGGCTCATCGCCTTCATCATCGCAACCACCCTCATAGCGAAAACCCCACCAGTAGCCCTCGGCTGCTGCGTTATAGCCCTAGCAGGGTACGCAATGGCGAAAATCCCCGCCCGCACCGCCATTGCCCAACTACTCCCACCCCTGCCAGTTCTGGCCGTACTGTCCCTCGTCACCGGCATCTTCGACTCCTGGGCCAAAGCAATCGCCATCTTCTTCAGCGTTTACGCCTCCATTATCGCGGCGACCCTAGTCACCCTCACCACCACCATCGCCAACATGCTCGACGCACTCGAACGAGCACTAAGCCCCCTGTCAAAACTCGGATTACCCGTCGAAGCCATCACCCTGGTTCTCGTCCTGACCATCCGCATGATCCCCGTCCAGCTCCAGGCAATCGCAGAAGCAATCGACGCAGCCAAAGCACGCGGCGCAGGCCTATCACTAACCGCCGTCATCGTCCCCGTCATCATCCGCAGCATTCGGTGCTCCGCCATGCTCGGCGACGCACTCACCGCCCGCGGAATCGGCGACGACTAGCCCAAAGCGCAAGCCCCTGTGCCCACCACAACGGTGGACACAGGGGCTTTGACGCACTCACACAGCGCACGCGCCACAAGGCACGGCACTGGGATGAAACAGGTGCTTAGTTCTCGCCACGCAGTTCGCGCATACGCTGTGCAACCGCATCCTGATTAGCCGCCGGAGTATCAGTGTTGCCCGTCGGCAAGCTCGACTGCTTCGGCGCAGCATTGAGCTCACCAGACATCTCAGCACGAATCTGCTCCAAACGAGAGTGGCCAGCCATCTGGATACCAGCCTGCTGCACCTCAGCCATGCGGCCCTGAACGGAGTTCTCAGCCAACTCAGCCTGGCCCAAGGCGTTAGCGTAACGGCGCTCAATCTTGTCACGCACCTGGTCCAGGTTCGGCGAAGAACCAGCAGCCACAGCATTCATCGAGGTGATGGACTCAGCCACCTTCTCCTGCATCTTGGCCTGCTCAAGCTGGCTGAGAAGCTTAGTCTTCTCCGCGACCTTCTGCTGCAACGCCATCGAGTTACGCTCCACCGCCTTCTTCGCGGCAGTTGCCTGCTGCAAAGCCTGATCGTGCAGCTGCTTGGTGTCCTCCACGGACTGCTCCGCAGTCACCAGCTGAGCAGCGAAAGCCTCGGCAGCGTTTTCGTACTCCACAGCCTTCGTCTCGTCACCCGCAGCGCGAGCCTTATCGGCCAGCTGCAAAGCCTGACGAACCTCGCCCTGGAGCTTCTCAATCTCCCCAAGACGACGATTCAGCTGCATCTCCAACTGACGCTGATTGCCGATCACAGCAGCAGCCTGCTGGGACAGAGCCTGGTGCTGGCGCTGAGCCTCATCGATGGCCTGCTGGATCTGAATCTTCGGATCCGCGTTCTCTTCGATCTTCGAATCGAACAGAGCCATGAGGTACTTCCATGCCTTGCTAAAAGGGTTAGCCATGATGGGTGCTGAAATCCTTCCGGATAGATAATTGAGAAAACTCAAAGACACTGGGCCAATAAGACAAAACACGCCACAACAAACAGCGATGACCCAACGGCCACCAACCACGTGTGGTTTCTACCGCCCAGCGATAAAAGTTGCCTAAACCAGTGTAGTAGCAAATCAACAGGCCGTGCAGAAAAAGCCAAAGGAATCGCTCACACTAGGCAAAAGAAAACCGCCAGCCACACACTAGGGGCCGGCGGAAATCTTCAACTCGCATCTGCACCACAGACGCGAGGACGCATCACACAGCGAAAATACGCGGGCTACACCGCTGCAAGAGTCGGCTCAGAAGCAGCAACAGCCATCGTTCCCGCAGCCTCAATCACAACGTCAGCAACACTGACGCCAAGAGCATGACACACCGAAGCTAAAAGCTCGGAAGACACCTCTTTACGCCCCCGCTCCAATTCGGACAAATAACCGGGGGACACACGGGAAATTTCTGCAAGTTCACGCAAAGTGATGTTGCGCTCTGAGCGAAACGCGCGCAAAGCAGCACCGAGTGCCTCGCGCAGCAGCGGCTCGGTGACCGGACGAGTAACGACCGGTGAATCTAGGAGGGCAGAGTATTTAACCATCACACTCACAAACGATAGGGGGCCGCCTTTTGTTCCCGACGAGCCTACCCGACGGCCTGGAGCAACCGCGAATAAGCCACGATCACTGACTGCAACCGGATCTCAGCCCGGCTGCCACTAAGACCCACTGTATCCTCTGAACCGATTTTTATCTGGGAAAACGAACCACCCACAGACCCCAAAACCTCCACTATCTCCCCCATCGAAGCCGGCTTTGCCACGCAGCCCCGCGGCCCGGAAACAGCAACAAACACCTCCCCCACAGGATGCCCATCCTGCGGCTCAGGCCCCGCCACCCCAGTCAAAGACACCCCAAAAGTCGACCCAAAAGCCTCACGCACACCACCAGCCATCGCCTCCGCCGTAGAGGCGGCAACCGGCCCCTCAGTCGCCAAAACATCCGCCGGAACCCCCGCCACAGACGCCTTAGACTCCGTCGCATACGTCACGAAACCCCCTTTCAAAACCCGACTAGCCCCCGGAATATCTGCCAACGTTGCCGATGCCAACCCAGCAGTCAAAGACTCACAAAAAGCAACCGTCTCCGAACGCTCGCCGAGCACATCAACCACTCGAGCCGCCAGCAATCGAGCCACCCCCGCAAGATCTACTCCCTCAACCGACACCATCAGCGTCTACCGCACACGAGGCTTAGCTGCACGCGGCGAACCCTTGAACGAATCCACCAAATACTGCACGCCAGTAATCACCGTGACCAGCACAGCCGCGTACATCACCAACATGACAACCCAATGCCACGACGCTGCGTGCGGCATCAACAACAAAGCAACAGCCAAAGCCTGCAAGGTGGTCTTAATCTTTCCGCCCTTGGAAGCCGGAACCACCGTTCCCTTGCGCAGCAACACCATTCGCCACAACGTAATGCCCAATTCCCGCACCACAATGACGACCGTGATCCACCACGGAAGAAGTCCCGTCAGATTCAGCGTCACCAACGCCGAAATCATCAACGCCTTGTCAGCAATGGGATCCGCGATCTTGCCGAAATTCGTCACAATCCCCCGGGAACGAGCAATATCGCCATCAAGCTTGTCGGTAATCATCAACAGCACAAAGACGATCAGCGCCCACCAGCGCCACCCATTGTTCTGCCCACCCGCACTCAACACGAGCCAAACAAACAGCGGAATGACAAGAATACGAATACTCGTCAAGACGTTTGGCAAGTTGAGATTGGATGTTCGAGAACTCATAGCTCCAAATCCTACCTGGGTTTACACTTGGAACATGGCTTATGTATCCGTGTTGTACACCTATGACCCAACCAACGAACTTATCGGCAGCAGCCGCCCCGACCACCGTGCCTTCATCGGCACTTTGCACGAACGAGGACTCATCCTCGGCTCAGGCCCATTCACCGGCCCCCAGGGCGGAGCATTGATCGTGCTCAGCCTTCCGGAAGGTCAAGGAATTACCGAAGCCACCGCGCTGATGGACAAAGATCCTTTCTACGTCAACGGCGCAATCGACGGCCGTGAATTCCAGGAGTGGAACCCCGTGATCAATTCGTTCGGCTACGTTCCACCCGCCAGCTAACAGCAATCCTCAACGCTAAGAGCCTTCGCCAAGACTTATGTCTCAGCGAAGGCTCTCAGCGTTTAACTAGCTGATTTATCGAAGCGCTCAGCCAACCTACCCCTGGTAGGAATCCTCGGGGCGGGGCATCGGACGGACCGCACCCATATTCTCGTCGCGCTTCGTCTTCACCAAGGAAGCCACCGTCGTCACAGCCAACACCCCAACAATCACCAAGAGGCTCATCGCGGTCGACACCTCCGGGACATGAACATGTTCACCGGAGTTGATAAACGGCAAGGTGTTTTCGTGCAGAGCATGAAGCAGCAGTTTGACACCAATGAACGCCAAAATGACGCCCAAACCATAGGAAAGGAACACCAAACGGTCCAGGAGACCATCAAGCAAGAAGTACATCTGCCGCAAGCCCATCAGCGCGAAAGCGTTCGCGGTGAACACGATGTAAGGCTCCTTGGTCAGGCCGAAAATCGCGGGAATGGAGTCAAAGGCGAACATCAAGTCAATGAAGCCAATGGACACCAAAACGATCATCAACGGGGTCACCACCCGGCGGCCGTTTTCCTTAGTAAACAGCCGGTCGCTGTCGAAGTCTTTAGACACCGGGATGACCCGGTTGACCATTTTGACGACCGCCATATCCGTCACTGGTTTTTCTTCTTCATCCTTGATCTCGTCAATAACGAGCTTGATCGCCGTGTACAGCAGGAAGACACCGAAGATGTAGAAAACCCAGCTCGCTGCAGAGATAGCGGCAGCACCGATACCAATGAAGATGCCGCGGAAGATCAACGCCAAAGCAATGCCGATGAGCAGCACCTTTTGCTGATACGCGCGAGGCACCTTGAAGGAGCCAATGATCAGCGCGAAGATAAACAGATTGTCGACCGACAGGGAAAGCTCAGTGATGTAGCCGGCAAAGAACTCAATGGCGTGGTCGTGGTTGCCATCAGGACCACCCCACGTCAACCACAGGAATCCGCCGAAGATGCACGCCAAGACGACGTAAAAAATCATCCACCCCGCAGCTTCCTTCATCGTTGGCTCGTGCGGGGAGCGAACGTGGGATACAAAATCAAAAATGATGAAACCGAGCAAAACCACTGCGGTAATGACCCAGGTCAATGCATTAACTTCCATGGATAAACCACAAACCTTCCGGTGGTGAGGACGTCAAAAGATCACAAAGAACACCAACCGGAGGTCTCCCCCAACCGCACCTGCGGCAAAAGCCTCATGCGCGGCCGACTAACCGGGGCACCTGCACAACCGAAAAGGTCTGCGGTGCAACCGTGTTGACGATTAGCCGAAAACGTGGGTGGGGTACTCCCCTCCATGGTTGCCAGACTACCTTACATGGCGAAGTACTTTTTCTTCCTATGCGCCCCACAACAGTTGGGATAAATTGAGGTAGGCCACGACGGTGTACAGCAAACAAGGCTATGGGCAAAAGAACAAGCGCCGCCCTTCCACACTTGTGGGGGCGACGCTTGTCTGCTTTGCAGCTACTTAGAACACATTGTTTGTCGGGTTGGCGTCCACGATATTGGCATCTGAACCGCCCTGGCCCATGTCCTCAAGGTCTTCGACGTGCTTGCCTTCCTTGATGAGCCACAAAACGCTGTCGAGGTCTTCTGGCTTGACCAGCACCTGACGGGCCTTGGTGCCTTCAGATGGGCCAACGACGCCGCGAGACTCCATCAAGTCCATCAGGCGGCCGGCCTTTGCGAAGCCCACGCGCAGCTTGCGCTGCAGCATGGAGACACTGCCAAGTTGTCCCACCACGACCTGTTCCACGGCCAGCAGGAGGTCTTCCATGTCGTCGCCGATGTCGTCGTCGATGTCCTTCTTCAAGGCTTCGGACTGATCTTCAGTCACGCCCTCAATGTAGGACACCTCGGACTGGGCCTTCGCCGCCTCGACCACGGCCTGCACTTCCTCGTCGGAAACATAGGCGCCTTGAATACGCATCGGGGATGCGCCCTGAGGAATGAACAAGCCGTCGCCCATGCCGATGAGTTTTTCCGCACCAACCTGGTCCAGGATGACGCGGGAGTCGGTGGCGGAACTGGTTGCGAACGCCAAGCGTGAAGGAACGTTGGTCTTGATCAGACCAGTGACCACGTCAACCGATGGGCGCTGCGTTGCCAACACCAGGTGGATGCCGGCTGCGCGGGCCTTTTGGGTGATGCGAACGATGCAGTCCTCAATTTCTTTCGGAGCAGTCATCATCAAGTCAGCCAGCTCGTCGACCACACACACGATGAACGGGTATGGCTCGTAGACACGCTGGGATCCGGGCGGTGCGGTGATTTCCCCGGAGCGCACCTTGGCGTTGAAGTCCATGATGTGACGCACCCGCGAGCGCGACATGTCCTGGTAACGCTGCTCCATTTCCTCCACCAGCCAGGCCAGGGCAGCCGCGGCTTTCTTCGGCTGGGTGATGATGGGGGTGATCAGGTGCGGGATGCCCTCGTAAGGGGTCAGTTCCACCATCTTCGGGTCGACCAAGATCAGGCGAACTTCTTCCGGGGTGGCACGCGTCAGCAAAGACACCAGCAGGGAGTTGACGAAGGCTGACTTACCGGAACCAGTGGCACCAGCGACCAGCAAGTGCGGCATCTTTTGAATCGAGTGCGAGATAAAAGCGCCTTCGATGTCCTTACCCAAACCGATCTTCATGGGGTCTGGGTCAGCCAGCGTTGCTGGAGCGTTGAGCACGTCTGCCAGGTGCACCATTTCACGATCCGTATTGGGCACCTCAATACCTACGGCGGATTTACCGGGAATTGGGGCGAGCATACGCACGTTCGCGGTGGCCACCGCGTAAGCCAGGTTGGACTGCAGGCCGGTGATTTTTGAAACCTTCACACCGGGCCCGAGTTCCACCTCGTATCGAGTAACCGTCGGGCCACGGGTATATCCGGTCACAGCAGCATCAACGTTGAATTCCCTGAAGACATCCATGATCGCTTCGATCATGCGGTCATTGGTTTCGCTGTGGTTTTTAGCGGGTGCTCCGGGAACGAGAAGGTCGGTAGAGGGAAGCTCGTAGGATTCTTCTTCCCGGTCGTCTACCAGTTCCGCATCGACAACCGGTCCTTGTTCCTGAACAGGTGCCGGTGCCACCGGCTGCGCGGGCGCGACCGGCGCCGGGCGCGGGGCCGGCGCAGGTGCGGGTTCCTGCGGTGCGGGGCGCTGGGGGGCCTGTGCCTTTGCTTTGTGATGTTGGGCTGCAGTTTCCGTCAGGCTTGCCGTGGCCGTGGAGATGGGGTCAGCGTTCTGGGCAGCTGCGCGCGCCGCGGCGATAGCTTCGGCCGCGGTCATTCCGGCCTGCGCCGCTGCCTGCGCAGTGTTGGCTCCTTCTGCTGCGGCGGCAGTGCCGGCAGCTGCGGCTGCACCAGCCGCCGCCCCAGCAGCAGTGCCCGCGACGCGGGCTGCCCGGCCGGGTGTGTGGCTGCGCGGCTGCGGCTGAGCTTCATCATCGACAGCGCCGATGACTGCGGTGTCATCCCACCCGGTGCTGGTGCGCACCGCCGGCTTGGGCGCGGTGGGAATAACGGTTGTGGCGGTGTCGTCGGCCTCGTTGAGCGGGTACGCCTCGGTGGGCGTGCGCGGCCGACGCGGGGGCTGGGCTGGGGTGTCCTCGGCTTCAGCGCGGAAGGACAAACCCTCATGTTCTACCGGGTAGCGCCCATCGTCGAGTTCGGAATCACGACGCGGCGTACGGCGGCGGCTCTGGCGTGCGGGACGAGACGGTTCGGCGAAGCGCACCTCGGAAGCATCGAAGGAATCGTGTTCCTCCTCGCCATACTCCTCGAGTTCATCATCGACGTCTGAATAGCGATCGTCGTCGAACTCATCGTCGTCGATGTATTCTCCTTGACCCCGATCAGAGGTGAGCATTTCCCTGAGCTGGTCAACGAATTGGCGAACTGTGATGTCGGTGATCTTCAAGGCACCGTAGATGATGACCAAAATGAGGATCGGAATCGCAAGGTACGGGGTGAAACCCGTCGCCAGCGGGCCACCAGCAGCCAATCCCAAGGCACCCCCGGCATCCATACGCTCCGGCCAGGTGCCCGGGCGTCCAGCAAAAATGTGCACCAAGCCCAGGGTGGGGATGCTGATCAAGGCCAGTCCCAACCCAACACGGGTGCGCTCAACCGCGCGCGGGGCGTAGCCCAACATCAACGACACGGCAATACCTGCCAGCAAAATTGGCAGCACATACGCGCCGGCGCCGATTGCTCGGCGCACACCATCAGCAAACATCTGCCCCACTGGGCCACCGACGTCAAACCAGACAGAGCCCACCAAAATGACAGCTAGCCCCAGCAGGGTGAGACCGAAACCATCAGCATGGCCATCAACAAAACGCTCCCGATCCTCAGGGTCGCGATCGTCGACTGAACCCGCAACGCCACGTGTGTTCTCGAGGTCGTCGCTGTCCGCATGTGCGCGGTCGCGGCGTAGCACGCCGGCTGCGCTGCGGGTCGCACCGCCGACGGCATGTGCAGTCATGCTTAAGGCTTTGGAAATTCCAGATCCCACCGCACGAAACGCGCTGCCGGTCCTCTCATGTGAGGTTTCGGCAGCGCGACGTGAAGAACTGGTTGCGACGACGACGGGCGCTTGGGAGCGGCCGCTACGTCGCGCAGGCCCAGTTTTGTTTTTCGCCGTGGAAGCCTTGTGCTTTGTGCTGGTACTTGGCATGGCGCCAATCCTAACGCCCAAACCACATCAGTCACAGACGGCACACGCGATATCCGCCGAAAAAAATGTGGTCAAGTCCTATGGCTAGACCTTTGCCCTTTGCGGATAGGCAACATGAGCAACCCACCGACAGAGAAAACACCCTAGTTTTAGATGGAAGATCGGCGAATAACGCCGTACTCATCACTGACCTTTACGGTGGCCACATCCCGCCCATAAGCCCACAGCACGATCTCCCCCACCGGGCCAGCAACATGGGCGACGTTCGCCCCGTTTGTGCTCACACCTGCCTTATCAGCTGCGACCACTCGGGACAGCCCATCAGGAACCACCACCACGGGAGCCTGGGATGTCGACAACAGCCGCGGAATGATCATTTTGGCGGCAGCCCACAGTTGACGTTGTTGGGCCACAGTTAATGGCAGGGGTTGAGCTTTCATACCTGGCTGCGCACGTCGCACATCTTCGTGGTGCACAAAGTGCTCCACGGTATTCAGTGCCTTATCGAGGACTTGAAAAAGCCCAGACGGACCTGCTGCCCAGCGATCGACCACCGCATCGTAATCTTGGGCTGCCAGGCGGGCACTGACTTTGTCCAGATGACCAGACAGTAAAGGAACAAACATCCCTACCGCCGCATCCGGGCGAGTTTCACGTAGCACTAGATGCACAGCGAGATCCCTGGTGGTCCACCCTTCGCACAACGTTTGCGCATCCGGCCCCAAATCGTGAAGAAGCCGGGCGAGTGAAGCACGCTGATCAGATGCAAAAGTCATGCCTTTAACCCTACCCATCACCGCGAGATGCAGCCTGGAAGTGCTCACAAACTGTTGCTTTCGTGTCGCCCCAACTTTTTGGCGCAGCCACCAACGCGAAAGGCCCGCCCAACAACCTTATTCGTTGTGGGCGGGCCAAAACTCGCTAGGAGCCAGATCGCTTACAGGGACTGACGGGCGGAGTTAATATCCTCGTCGGTCACGGTCACTTCACCAGTCATCGGAACAATGGTGGGCACAACCATGGGCTTACGGCGCCACTTCTGCTCCACGTAACGGGCCACAGTGCGACGCAGCTTCTGCGCCATACGGTAGACCTCGTTTTCGCCTTCGGCTGCAAGATCCATCATGGTGTTGTACACCAGCTCGCGAACCTCGGGCATCATTGCCTTCGCGTCCTCGGAGAAGCCACGAGCCTGAACGGCAGGCACTTCCAGCACACGGCCGGTGCGGTTATCGATGACGGCGGTGACCGAAATCAGGCCGCCTTCACCCATGGAAGTACGGTCAGCAAGAACCTCAGCGTCGATGTCACCCATGGTGACACCGTCGACGTAGAGGTTACCGACGCTGATCTGGCCAACTACCTGTGCGCGACCGTTATCGAGGTCGACGACAACACCGTTTTGTGCCAGCACGACGCGGTCGCGCTCAACACCGGTGGAGATCGCCAGTTCCTTATTGGCGCGCAGGTGGCGCCATTCGCCGTGCACCGGCATGGCGTTGCGGGGACGAGCGGCGTTGTAGAGGAACAGCAGCTCGCCGGCATAGCCGTGGCCAGAGGTGTGCACCTTAGCATCGCGCCCGGTGACGACAGTGGCACCAATCTGGGCCAGCATGTTAATGACGCCAAAGACCGCTTCCTCATTGCCGGGAACCAGCGAGGAGGACAAAATGATCAGGTCGCCGTCGCGAACCGTAATCTGGCGGTGCTCGCGGCGGGCCATGCGCGACAGTGCTGCCATGGGCTCGCCCTGGGTGCCGGTGGTGACCAGCAGCACCTTGTGGGGAGCCAGCTTCGCAGCCTCGTCCATGGAAATAATGGTGCCGCGGGGCGCCTTGAGGTAGCCCATCTTCTCCGCGATTTCCATGTTGCGGATCATGGAGCGACCATTGAATGCGACCTTACGGCCGGCAGCAACGGCGGCATCCACCGCGGACTGGACACGGTAAACGTTCGATGCGAACGACGCCAGGATCACACGCTGCTTAGCGTTAGTCACCAGACGCTTCAAGGTGGGGCCGATCTCCGATTCGGAACCGGAAACACCCGGGGTTGTGGCATTGGTGGAGTCACACAAGAACAGGTCGATGCCCTCGTCGCCGAAGCGGGACAGCGCCGGAAGATCCGTGGGGCGACCATCGGTCGGGGTCTGATCCAGCTTGATGTCGCCGGTGTGTACCACCAGGCCAGCACCGGTCTTGATAGCAATGCCCAAGCAGTCCGGAATGGAGTGGTTGACGGCAAAGAATCGGATATCGAACGGGCCACGCTTTTCATGGCTCTGCTCGTTGACCTCAATCAGCTTCGGACGCTGACGGTGCTCCTGGCACTTCGCGGCGATCAAGGCGCAAGTAAAGCGGGAAGCAATGATCGGAATATCCGGACGCAGCTTCAGCAGCCACGGGATAGCACCGATGTGATCCTCGTGACCGTGGGTCACCACCAGGGCTTCCACCTTGTCGAGGCGATCTTCGATGTAGGAGAAATCCGGCAGGATCAGGTCAACACCCGGCTCACCGGAGGAGGGGAACAGGACGCCACAGTCAACCAGCAGCATCTTGTTGTGGTACTCGAACACGGTCATGTTGCGACCGATTTCGGAAATGCCACCCAGGGCGACAATGCGCAAGCCATCGCGGGGAGCCTTCGGCGGCTCCGGGAGGCGCTGCGTCAGATCCGCACCCTGCATGGACTTGATGCGACGGCCACGGCCCCGGCCGTGGTTGTCCTTGTTGTTTCCGGACTTGCCGGAGTTGTTGTTTCCACCGCTGTTGGAGGAACCGTTTCCGCCACGACCGCGGCCACGACCGCGATTGCGGTTGCCGGAGTTGTCGCTGTTGCGGGAAGAGTTGGACCCACCGCGGCCGCGATTTTGCGTGCCGCGGGAATCGTTCCCAGAATCTTCACGCTGACCGGACTCAGCGACAGGCTGGGGAGCCTGAAACTCGACCGGCTGCGGTGCGCCCGCTTCGCGGGTTGATTTACGGGAACGTGAACGGGGTTCTGTCATAGGTTAAGGACTCCAGCCTTTTCTAAATCGTTTTTCAGCGCTTGGCTTTGCGCTTCGTCAGCCGCGATCTGCGGCAGACGTGGCTGCCCCACGTTAATGCCCTGGAGGGCAAGACCGGCCTTAGCCATGCTTACTCCGCCGAGGCGCGCCTGTGCGGCAAACAAGGGGGCCAATTGAGCGTTAATTTCTCGAGCTCGTTGAAGATCTCCGGCCTGGCAGGCATCCACGAGGCTGCGCAGCTGCGCGGGAGCCACGTGTCCGACCACGGAGATCACACCTTTGGCTCCCACGGCCAACCACGGCACGTTGAGCGGGTCGTCTCCGGAGTACCAGTTCAATCCGGTTTCCTGAATCAACACAGCTGCCTCACCAAGGTCGCCTCGAGCGTCCTTGACGGCAGTGATGTTTTCGTGCTTCGCGAGACGGCGGAGGGTTTCCGCAGCCACGGGAACGCCGGTACGGCCAGGAATGTCATACACGCACACTTCAAGATCGGTCGCGTCAGCAACCTCCATGTAGTGCCGGTAAATACCTTCCTGGGGCGGCTTCGAGTAGTAGGGGCACACAACGAGCAAACCATCAGCGCCTGCATCCGCGGATGCTTTAGCAAGCTCAACAGCTGCCCGAGTGTCGTATGAGCCCGCGCCGGCGATGATGGCGGCACGATCCCCCACCTCGTCCTTCACGGCCTCGAGGAGTGCAACCTTTTCCGCGGTCGACGTAGTCGGCGACTCACCGGTGGTGCCAGCCAACAACACGCTATCAACGCCGTTGTCGACCAAATGCTTCGCCAGCCGACGGCCGGCGACAACATCTAACGCGCCGGTGGAATCGAACGGCGTGACCATGGCGACCGAGACGGTGCCAAAAGTCAGACCGGTACGGTCCTGGGTGCGGGAAGGTGTCTCACTCATGCTTAGAAACACTACCTGTTCAACCCGCTAGGTGTGGAAACGACCTCCCGAATAGCCCGAAAACTACCTCCACCCCACCCCACAGATTGACCCCACGATTAACCCCCATGGTGAAAGCTTGTCACCATGGGGGCACGAGGTTGGTCTAAAACTTAAAAATCCAACACATAAGGGCTAGATGCCATTTCGCTGCCGTCGGAT encodes the following:
- a CDS encoding PspA/IM30 family protein, which produces MANPFSKAWKYLMALFDSKIEENADPKIQIQQAIDEAQRQHQALSQQAAAVIGNQRQLEMQLNRRLGEIEKLQGEVRQALQLADKARAAGDETKAVEYENAAEAFAAQLVTAEQSVEDTKQLHDQALQQATAAKKAVERNSMALQQKVAEKTKLLSQLEQAKMQEKVAESITSMNAVAAGSSPNLDQVRDKIERRYANALGQAELAENSVQGRMAEVQQAGIQMAGHSRLEQIRAEMSGELNAAPKQSSLPTGNTDTPAANQDAVAQRMRELRGEN
- a CDS encoding TerC family protein, which translates into the protein MEVNALTWVITAVVLLGFIIFDFVSHVRSPHEPTMKEAAGWMIFYVVLACIFGGFLWLTWGGPDGNHDHAIEFFAGYITELSLSVDNLFIFALIIGSFKVPRAYQQKVLLIGIALALIFRGIFIGIGAAAISAASWVFYIFGVFLLYTAIKLVIDEIKDEEEKPVTDMAVVKMVNRVIPVSKDFDSDRLFTKENGRRVVTPLMIVLVSIGFIDLMFAFDSIPAIFGLTKEPYIVFTANAFALMGLRQMYFLLDGLLDRLVFLSYGLGVILAFIGVKLLLHALHENTLPFINSGEHVHVPEVSTAMSLLVIVGVLAVTTVASLVKTKRDENMGAVRPMPRPEDSYQG
- the pgsA gene encoding CDP-diacylglycerol--glycerol-3-phosphate 3-phosphatidyltransferase, which encodes MSSRTSNLNLPNVLTSIRILVIPLFVWLVLSAGGQNNGWRWWALIVFVLLMITDKLDGDIARSRGIVTNFGKIADPIADKALMISALVTLNLTGLLPWWITVVIVVRELGITLWRMVLLRKGTVVPASKGGKIKTTLQALAVALLLMPHAASWHWVVMLVMYAAVLVTVITGVQYLVDSFKGSPRAAKPRVR
- a CDS encoding CinA family protein: MARLLAARVVDVLGERSETVAFCESLTAGLASATLADIPGASRVLKGGFVTYATESKASVAGVPADVLATEGPVAASTAEAMAGGVREAFGSTFGVSLTGVAGPEPQDGHPVGEVFVAVSGPRGCVAKPASMGEIVEVLGSVGGSFSQIKIGSEDTVGLSGSRAEIRLQSVIVAYSRLLQAVG
- a CDS encoding energy-coupling factor ABC transporter ATP-binding protein; the protein is MVNVSFNGVNYQPPNVDHPLLEDITTTITEKRVAIIGANGGGKSTFARMINGLYSPTSGLVTVNGLDATTDGKKVRQKVGFVFSDADNQIIMPTVLEDVEFSLRKKIKNKAERKARALEELHRFGLETRAEQSPHTLSGGQKQLLALTSVCVMRPELVIADEPTTLLDLKNRLILKDVFETLEQSMYVVTHDLDFIKDFERALLIDQGRIIADDTVASVTDFYIRKMTGA
- a CDS encoding energy-coupling factor transporter transmembrane component T family protein yields the protein MIRHTLVDNAMLGTYIPGSSPLHRMPPGAKMLGLIAFIIATTLIAKTPPVALGCCVIALAGYAMAKIPARTAIAQLLPPLPVLAVLSLVTGIFDSWAKAIAIFFSVYASIIAATLVTLTTTIANMLDALERALSPLSKLGLPVEAITLVLVLTIRMIPVQLQAIAEAIDAAKARGAGLSLTAVIVPVIIRSIRCSAMLGDALTARGIGDD
- a CDS encoding helix-turn-helix domain-containing protein produces the protein MVKYSALLDSPVVTRPVTEPLLREALGAALRAFRSERNITLRELAEISRVSPGYLSELERGRKEVSSELLASVCHALGVSVADVVIEAAGTMAVAASEPTLAAV
- a CDS encoding YciI family protein, encoding MAYVSVLYTYDPTNELIGSSRPDHRAFIGTLHERGLILGSGPFTGPQGGALIVLSLPEGQGITEATALMDKDPFYVNGAIDGREFQEWNPVINSFGYVPPAS